The DNA window TCAAAAAATCATGGGCTGGCCTTCAAGTAGctttctttaataatagtttctTTTTCTTGCATAGTTCcttaatttactttcaattttttaatcaaatcttAAAGACTTACTTGATCGAAACAACACAGTTGGCCAAAATCCATTTCTTCTCCATTACACAAAAAACATCCTCTTCAACATAATCCTCTTCAACATATAAACATCATCAACTCATCAAAACCCTAACCATGGAGTCCATTAACATCCTTAAAGGCTACGACAAAGTAGTAGATTCCAATCTTGAAAACCAAAAACCACATCTTCACCACTCCACAACCACCAGAAAACCACTCATCATAATAATCTCATCAATCCTAATACTAACCCTTATCATCGCGGCCTTTCTGGCCGCCTTAATCCACGAGTCCAACACCGAGCCACCCGAGTTCGATTCCCCAACTGAGTCACTCAAAGCCGTCTGCAACATAACTCAGTATCCAACCGCATGTTTCACCTCCATATCATCACTCAACATCCCAATCAAGAACGACCCGGAATCCATTTTCAAGATTTCTCTTCATCTGTCAGTTCAAGAAATCTCAAACATTTCCACCATTTTCAAGACTCTCAAGGATGATAACTCGCAAGGTTCCATTAATGACTGTTTGAGTTTGTTTGATGACGCGTTGAGTAAAGTCAACGACTCTTTATTGGCTATGGAGAAGGGGTTGACTTCGGACAAGATTAATGATATTCAGACATGGATTAGTGCTGCTATGACCGATCAGGAGACGTGCGTTGATGGGTTAGAGGAGATGGGATCAGGTGTTGTTGGTCAAGTTAAGGCTGCGTTGGTGAGGTGTAAGGAGTTCTTGAGTAataatttggctattattgctaATATGCAGAACCTTCTTGAAAAGTTTGATCTCAAATTGCATTGAGTTTCTTGTATTATCTTATTCATATTTTGCATATGTTGGTGTTGaaaatttgtaatgttttatcGATTATGATTACTTTGTTCTATGTTGTTatgcatttataataaaatatgtaCATTTTAAAGCAAATTCGTCCAACGCAATCGATCCTTTTGCAGCAAGTTACAAATTTTAGAAGCTTTTTGTGCTGCATAATTTTGCCATGTATAATTGAAACCATAGAGTTGAGTTGTATGATATTGAAAATCATCGTTTTTTTAAGCTTGAAAATGAAATGCCTAAACCGAAACTGGTATAACGGTATTTTTTCCGTATGAAAATAggctataaatataaaattctgTAGTTTTAgaagtatttttgaaaataaaagcgAAATTTTGAAACAAGAATTCTGTaaatttccgtgcaacataaatgttttgattggatgaaatgaatttgaaatttttgattgCTACTTAGTTGCCAAAGTTATTTTCCATCGTGTGGTTTTATTAGCCTTGATTATGCAGACAAACTTCATCAATGTAAAGATCATAAATGGAAAACAAATTTTAGACTAAACTCATCACTGGATGAATATTTTAATCACATCTAAATCCTATTTATCTTATGTTAGAATGTAAATGTAATTAAACATGTAATTGTATGCTATAGTAAGTTACCAAACTAAGAACAAATGAAGCAGCAGTCAGCAAAATGAGACAGGCATGCACTAGGAAATTTGGATTATGATCATATTAATTTCACTAGAGAAATAGAGGTAAATACATTCATTATTTCGAATATATGAAAAGCAAAATTCAATTACTGCTGCAAAATACTTGTAATAGTTTGTATATCAATATCAGTCAAGTCCATTGAATCCAACAGATTAGATAGTTTTCCACTTAAATCATCCACTTCTTTTTGTAAAGTCCTGATATAGCTACATGTTTCTTCCAATATTTTTGATGCTGGTACCTGCAATAATTACCATAAAACCCCTGCTCAGCATTATAACTTACATCAAGCAAGCTTTAAATTAGTATCAAAGAAGtggagaaagaaagaagaaattgGTACCCTTGAAGCCTTCCTTTGGTTAAGTTGTGGTAGCAATGCTTGTAGTTTCAAGATGAGCTCATTAAGCTCATCATGAGAAATTTTGGAGGCTGCTACTGATCTTCTGCTAGACATAGTTCAATCTCTATATTTTGAGTTTCTTGGTAGTTGCTACTATCAATAGCTAGTGGGGGAAGTTTCAAAGGAAGGGAAGAAGTGcctttaaaaaggaaaaaatctTAATATAAAACCGGTACACCACGTAGAGTTATAAATTTTGTATCAATAGTGTGATACGTGACGCCAATTCTAATCAATTATCGgtcataatttaaaattaaaattaggtattcatttattaattggagatattaattaattatatcacgAGTCATATTGTCAATAAAAAGTTCATCTATGAAACACCGACACTTCTATGCAATACACGAGGACACAACAATAACACATTAGAACACTCTAAAAAAACACATCGGGAGTGTTTTAAGTATTTAAGACTTATTGTTGGAGTTACTTTTCATGAATTAATCTCATTTtgaacattttgttttgatCAATCAtgaaaaatatagatatatttAGATGTATAATTACTTCTCCGTGTTTTTATTATGTCCGTATgtcatttctttaaaaaaaattgttcgaTGTGTctgtatttgtttttatatcCATGCTCGTGCTTCATAGTTCATAATCTTATATGATAAACTGGATTCTCTTAAAGTAAGTTATGCCATAATTGTTGGTTGGAGAGACATTAGTGATTATAGATAAACATAAATATGTCTCATTTGTCTCACATTTCCACACTACATGGGTCCATAACCAACCAAATTTAACTCTGAATTAAtcttgaaattaaaccaaacaccTACCCTAATCAAACACGTGTCGACATAAGTTGCATTTGTtcattctaattaattatagacGTCAATTTAGCACCTAAATGGCACTTTTGTCTCTAGCTAGCTTAATGAATCTTCTTTAAAGACATATTTTCTTTTATCACTTGC is part of the Mercurialis annua linkage group LG3, ddMerAnnu1.2, whole genome shotgun sequence genome and encodes:
- the LOC126671228 gene encoding pectinesterase 3 encodes the protein MESINILKGYDKVVDSNLENQKPHLHHSTTTRKPLIIIISSILILTLIIAAFLAALIHESNTEPPEFDSPTESLKAVCNITQYPTACFTSISSLNIPIKNDPESIFKISLHLSVQEISNISTIFKTLKDDNSQGSINDCLSLFDDALSKVNDSLLAMEKGLTSDKINDIQTWISAAMTDQETCVDGLEEMGSGVVGQVKAALVRCKEFLSNNLAIIANMQNLLEKFDLKLH